A window of the Lactuca sativa cultivar Salinas chromosome 5, Lsat_Salinas_v11, whole genome shotgun sequence genome harbors these coding sequences:
- the LOC111908730 gene encoding uncharacterized protein LOC111908730 has translation MGPIYYILVALPCTIGAIALVLLHIYRHLLNYTEPTYQRYIVRIIFMVPVYALMSFLSLVFNKSSIYFNSIREVYEAWVIYNFLSLCLAWVGGPGAVVLSLTGRSLKSNWCLMTCCFPPIPLDGRFIRRCKQGCLQFVILKPILVAVTFLLYSQGKYNDGNFSVAQSYLYLTIIYTISYSLALYALALFYMACRDLLQPFNPVPKFIIIKSVVFMTYWQGVLVFLAAKYNFIKTAEEAAQFQNLIICVEMLIAAVGHLYAFPYREYAGANVGAPRGFTASLAHALKLNDFYHDTVHQFAPTYHDYVLYNHSSDSGEENGGTKYRARTFVPTGSEMDTIRKSKDLPGGKLSDIQLSVSSMSNSNSGHTTPEIGSPTKEKVPTPSSSLLVDVSESPSIIPFDLSLVDIDMSGYADEVPAVKTPETR, from the exons ATGGGACCAATATACTATATATTAGTGGCGCTTCCTTGCACGATTGGGGCAATTGCATTGGTTCTTCTTCACATTTACCGACATCTCTTGAATTACACTGAACCCACGTATCAGCGTTATATTGTCCGcatcatttttatggttcct GTTTATGCATTGATGTCTTTCTTGTCGCTTGTATTCAATAAGAGCTCAATCTACTTCAATTCTATTCGAGAAGT GTATGAAGCTTGGGTTATATACAACTTTCTGTCACTGTGCCTGGCATGGGTAGGTGGTCCAGGTGCTGTTGTTTTAAGCCTTACTGGGCGCTCTCTTAAGTCAAATTGGTGTCTGATGACATGTTGCTTCCCTCCTATTCCACTGGATGG GCGATTTATAAGGAGATGCAAACAAGGGTGTTTACAGTTTGTGATTCTAAAACCAATATTGGTGGCAGTTACTTTTCTACTTTATTCACAAGGAAAATACAATGATGGGAATTTCAGCGTGGCACAATCCTACTTATATCTCACCATTATATACACCATTTCTTACAGTCTGGCACTCTATGCTTTGGCCTTGTTTTACATGGCATGCAGGGATTTGCTCCAGCCCTTTAATCCCGTTCCAAAATTCATCATCATTAAGAGTGTTGTTTTTATGACCTATTGGCAG GGTGTTTTGGTTTTTCTTGCTGCAAAGTATAACTTTATAAAAACCGCAGAGGAAGCAGCTCAGTTCCAAAACTTGATAATCTGTGTTGAGATGCTTATTGCTGCTGTGGGTCATCTTTATGCGTTTCCGTACAGAGAGTATGCTGGTGCTAATGTGGGTGCACCCCGTGGCTTTACAGCTAGTCTTGCACATGCTTTGAAATTGAACGACTTCTATCATGACACCGTCCATCAG TTTGCACCGACTTACCACGATTACGTACTGTACAACCACAGCAGCGACTCGGGGGAAGAAAACGGGGGGACGAAATACAGGGCACGCACTTTTGTCCCAACGGGGTCAGAGATGGACACGATTAGGAAAAGCAAGGACCTTCCAGGAGGGAAGTTAAGTGACATACAGCTATCAGTTTCAAGTATGTCAAATTCCAATTCAGGACATACAACCCCGGAAATTGGAAGTCCGACTAAAGAAAAGGTACCGACTCCTTCATCATCGCTGCTAGTGGATGTCTCCGAGTCCCCGTCAATAATACCCTTTGACCTATCACTTGTGGATATTGACATGTCTGGTTATGCTGATGAGGTGCCTGCAGTCAAGACACCTGAGACCAGGTGA
- the LOC111908729 gene encoding pentatricopeptide repeat-containing protein At4g04370: protein MRKVKPQLPLSPPSLATNSTKSYNALINRHSIAGSHREVLLLYFSMLKTNIMPDPYTYPSMLKACTSLNLFSHGLSFHQHSIVNGYSSDAYIAASLINLYAKFGYTDVASKVFDNMPERNVVPWTAIIGCYARSGKVNTTFQMYKQMQCEGIKPSSVTILAMLSGVSEYTHVQSLHASAIQYGFACDLSLANCLLSLYGKYGSVTDAKNLFESMANRDIVSWNSLVSAYALIDDIREISQLLSRMLVSGLNPDQQTFGSLVSAATRQGNLRIGKLVHGKIVISGFEMDFQVKTLLITMYLKFRDVTNAYQIFESTPNKDMILWTSMISGLLWNERPDKSLELFHKMLISQVMPSTTTISCALAACAQLGSLLLGTSIHGYILRKKIILDIPTQNSLITMYAKCGRLNQSCALFDTMNHKDVVTWNAMVAGYAQNGELSKALYIFNKMRESFERPNEVTVVSLLQACASIGAYHQGKWIHNFVVRNCLGGTRSLLIDTALVDMYFKCGNMKNARECFDRMSQHDVVSWSIVIGGYGSHGEGENALKMFSECLETGIEPNHVTFLSVLYACSHNGLVKEGVRLFETMTNRFKMEPKLEHCACVVDLLCRAGRVEDAYDFYKKMFKWPAVDVLGILLDGCRIKGNKVLGDVIARDIRSLNPEDPGNLVQLVHNYASSGGWDGVGEAWIQMRGLGLKKIPGWSFIELNGNITTFYKDHTSHPEYHEIVMCLKAMGMHIKPRKSATDSLKYYEDDCM from the coding sequence ATGAGAAAGGTCAAGCCTCAATTACCCCTCTCTCCGCCGTCACTTGCCACCAACTCCACCAAGTCCTACAATGCTCTGATCAACCGTCACTCAATCGCCGGTTCTCACCGCGAAGTCCTCCTCCTCTACTTCTCCATGCTCAAAACGAACATTATGCCGGACCCCTACACATACCCAAGTATGCTCAAAGCTTGTACTTCTCTAAACCTCTTCTCACATGGCCTTTCTTTCCACCAACATTCCATCGTGAATGGGTACTCCTCTGATGCCTACATTGCTGCTTCCTTGATTAACCTTTACGCCAAATTTGGGTACACCGATGTTGCCAGCAAAGTGTTTGATAATATGCCTGAGAGAAATGTTGTTCCCTGGACTGCAATTATCGGGTGTTATGCTCGATCAGGGAAGGTAAATACCACGTTTCAAATGTATAAGCAGATGCAGTGTGAAGGAATTAAGCCAAGTTCAGTCACCATATTAGCCATGCTTTCAGGCGTTTCAGAATATACCCACGTCCAGTCTCTTCATGCTTCTGCAATCCAATACGGGTTTGCTTGTGATTTATCTTTAGCCAATTGCTTACTAAGTTTATATGGGAAATATGGAAGTGTCACTGATGCTAAGAACTTGTTTGAATCAATGGCTAATCGAGATATTGTCTCTTGGAATTCTTTAGTTTCTGCTTATGCTTTGATTGATGATATTAGAGAAATCTCACAACTTTTGTCTAGAATGCTTGTTAGTGGATTGAACCCTGATCAACAGACGTTTGGGTCATTAGTTTCTGCTGCTACAAGACAAGGTAACCTCAGAATCGGGAAACTGGTGCATGGGAAAATAGTCATCAGTGGTTTTGAAATGGATTTCCAAGTTAAAACATTACTTATAACCATGTATCTTAAGTTTAGAGACGTAACAAACGCCTACCAAATATTCGAATCAACTCCAAATAAAGACATGATTTTATGGACTTCAATGATCTCTGGGCTTTTATGGAATGAACGTCCAGATAAGTCATTGGAACTGTTCCATAAGATGTTAATTTCACAGGTAATGCCATCCACCACAACCATATCATGTGCTCTTGCAGCATGTGCTCAATTGGGGTCTTTACTTCTAGGAACCTCAATCCATGGGTATATATTAAGGAAAAAGATTATTCTAGACATCCCTACTCAAAATTCTCTCATTACAATGTACGCGAAATGTGGGAGACTAAATCAAAGTTGTGCCCTTTTCGATACAATGAACCATAAAGATGTTGTCACATGGAATGCCATGGTTGCAGGGTATGCACAAAATGGTGAATTATCTAAAGCGTTGTACATCTTTAACAAAATGCGAGAATCTTTTGAGAGACCCAATGAGGTAACAGTTGTATCTCTTCTCCAAGCTTGTGCCTCCATTGGAGCTTATCATCAAGGAAAATGGATACACAATTTTGTTGTGAGAAACTGTCTTGGTGGGACCCGGTCCCTCTTAATCGACACAGCTTTGGTTGATATGTATTTCAAATGTGGAAACATGAAGAATGCTAGAGAGTGTTTCGATAGAATGTCACAACATGATGTGGTGTCATGGAGCATAGTGATTGGTGGGTATGGTAGTCATGGTGAAGGGGAGAATGCTTTGAAAATGTTCTCAGAGTGTTTGGAAACGGGGATCGAACCAAATCATGTTACTTTTTTATCGGTTCTTTATGCTTGTAGTCACAATGGGCTTGTGAAGGAAGGTGTTAGGCTCTTCGAGACTATGACAAATCGTTTCAAGATGGAACCAAAACTTGAACATTGTGCTTGTGTTGTTGATCTTTTGTGTCGAGCGGGTAGGGTAGAAGATGCATATGATTTCTATAAGAAGATGTTTAAATGGCCGGCTGTTGATGTTTTAGGGATTCTTCTTGATGGGTGTAGGATTAAAGGTAATAAGGTGCTTGGAGATGTTATTGCACGTGATATAAGAAGTTTAAACCCTGAAGATCCTGGGAATTTGGTGCAGTTGGTTCATAATTATGCTTCGAGTGGTGGGTGGGATGGTGTGGGTGAAGCGTGGATTCAGATGAGGGGTCTTGGATTGAAAAAGATTCCTGGTTGGAGTTTTATCGAGTTAAATGGGAATATTACGACTTTTTATAAGGATCATACTTCACATCCTGAATATCATGAGATAGTAATGTGTTTGAAAGCCATGGGCATGCATATTAAACCACGAAAATCAGCAACGGATAGTTTAAAATATTATGAGGATGATTGCATGTAG